Proteins found in one Zea mays cultivar B73 chromosome 1, Zm-B73-REFERENCE-NAM-5.0, whole genome shotgun sequence genomic segment:
- the LOC100275748 gene encoding uncharacterized protein LOC100275748: MISILAQERLLGFALGSVSIGGFVLHQRRAIYRSIAEADGSPYFYQPGEIASRRSSTELAHVWNKAVDETLGRLVVYLSSRGW, from the exons ATGATCAGCATCCTCGCGCAG GAGCGCCTCCTCGGGTTCGCCCTGGGTTCCGTCTCCATCGGCGGCTTCGTCCTCCACCAGCGCCGGGCCATCTACCGTTCAATCGCTGAAGCCGACGGGTCGCCCTACTTTTACCAG CCTGGTGAAATTGCCAGTCGAAGAAGCTCAACTGAACTGGCTCATGTATGGAACAAGGCAGTGGACGAGACCCTTGGGCGACTTGTTGTGTACCTTAGTTCGCGTGGGTGGTGA